One region of Sphingomonas abietis genomic DNA includes:
- a CDS encoding nicotinate-nucleotide adenylyltransferase — protein MKRIGLLGGSFNPAHEGHRRISLFALEALGLDEVWWLVSPGNPLKPQEGMAPLAARVASAERMARRARIVPTAIEVLLGTRYTADTLAKLVRRYPHHRFVWIMGADNLAQFHRWKAWRRIARTLPIAVIARPGYEGAARSAVAMGWLGRFGQSPSAARRWTRWSLPALVLLHTVPDPTSATARRAADPDWHRRIQPRAPRDRVTRRPVPPEDHCLLPPPPPVT, from the coding sequence TTGAAGCGCATCGGGTTGCTCGGCGGGTCGTTCAATCCGGCGCATGAGGGGCATCGGCGAATCAGCCTGTTTGCGCTGGAGGCGCTCGGGCTGGACGAAGTCTGGTGGCTGGTTTCCCCCGGCAACCCGCTCAAGCCGCAGGAGGGCATGGCCCCGCTGGCCGCGCGCGTCGCCTCGGCCGAGCGGATGGCGCGGCGCGCGCGGATCGTACCGACCGCAATCGAGGTGCTGCTCGGCACCCGCTACACCGCGGATACCCTCGCAAAACTGGTCCGTCGCTATCCGCACCATCGCTTCGTGTGGATCATGGGCGCGGACAATCTCGCCCAGTTCCACCGCTGGAAAGCGTGGCGCCGGATCGCCCGAACGCTTCCCATTGCCGTGATCGCCCGTCCGGGCTATGAAGGCGCTGCCCGATCCGCGGTCGCGATGGGATGGCTTGGCCGTTTTGGCCAGTCCCCGAGTGCCGCGAGACGGTGGACGCGATGGAGTTTGCCGGCGCTCGTGCTGCTGCACACAGTACCAGATCCGACTTCCGCTACCGCCCGACGGGCCGCCGATCCCGATTGGCATCGTCGCATTCAACCAAGGGCCCCTCGCGATCGCGTGACGCGTCGGCCCGTTCCCCCGGAGGACCATTGCCTTCTACCCCCGCCGCCACCCGTGACATGA
- the rsfS gene encoding ribosome silencing factor, with the protein MTGGPAASPEADALHTLILQSLDDDQAVETISIPLAGKSSIADFMVIASGRSSRQVSSMASKLAEKVKGQTGQSPKMEGLAAADWVLIDAGDVIVHLFRPEVRSFYNLERMWAFGDESAATASPSNPPAPLPDA; encoded by the coding sequence ATGACGGGCGGCCCCGCTGCATCACCCGAGGCCGACGCGCTTCATACGCTCATCCTGCAATCGCTGGATGACGATCAGGCCGTCGAAACCATCTCGATCCCGCTCGCCGGCAAGTCGAGCATTGCCGACTTCATGGTGATCGCATCGGGCCGGTCGAGCCGGCAGGTGTCCTCGATGGCCTCCAAGCTGGCCGAGAAGGTGAAGGGCCAGACCGGCCAGAGCCCCAAGATGGAAGGCCTCGCCGCCGCCGACTGGGTGCTGATCGACGCAGGCGACGTGATCGTCCACCTGTTCCGCCCCGAGGTCCGCAGCTTCTACAATCTGGAACGGATGTGGGCGTTCGGCGACGAAAGCGCCGCCACCGCGTCCCCCAGCAACCCGCCGGCCCCGCTGCCGGACGCCTGA
- a CDS encoding OmpA family protein, producing the protein MQPPAPVPPTPLPTVITIPFDKPGVALDDAQLALLKPLIARLSATTDGIVIRGHTDSHGGDRRNRFVSLRRARLVATYLAGQGIARGRMTLVGLGEDRPIAPNAMPDGSDDPVGRARNRRVEIEIVPIDEAAGKPSGPIGPGKP; encoded by the coding sequence GTGCAACCACCTGCCCCGGTGCCGCCGACGCCCCTGCCGACGGTGATCACGATCCCGTTCGACAAGCCGGGTGTCGCGCTCGACGATGCGCAGCTCGCATTGCTCAAACCGTTGATCGCCCGCCTGTCCGCGACGACCGACGGCATCGTCATCCGCGGCCATACCGACTCGCATGGTGGCGACCGCCGCAATCGGTTTGTCTCGCTGCGTCGTGCGCGATTGGTCGCGACCTATCTGGCGGGGCAGGGCATAGCGCGCGGCAGGATGACACTCGTGGGCCTTGGCGAAGATCGGCCGATCGCCCCCAACGCGATGCCGGACGGTAGCGATGATCCGGTTGGCCGTGCCCGTAATCGGCGGGTCGAGATCGAGATCGTCCCGATCGACGAGGCCGCTGGGAAACCGTCCGGCCCGATAGGCCCGGGAAAGCCTTAG
- a CDS encoding 23S rRNA (pseudouridine(1915)-N(3))-methyltransferase RlmH: protein MLLHIVARGRIGRSPEADLVERYLKRVTWPTKVSELPDVGGRVPDVAPGTRLVVLDETGRDLPSRELAAILGRWRDDGVREVRFLLGAADGHEAQTRDKADLLLAFGKATWPHMMARAMLAEQLWRAASILAGHPYHREG from the coding sequence TTGCTGCTGCACATCGTGGCGCGCGGGCGGATCGGGCGCAGCCCGGAGGCGGACCTGGTCGAGCGCTATCTGAAGCGCGTGACATGGCCCACCAAGGTCAGCGAACTGCCTGATGTCGGCGGGCGCGTGCCCGATGTCGCGCCGGGCACCCGGCTGGTCGTGCTTGACGAGACCGGGCGCGACCTGCCCTCGCGCGAGCTCGCCGCGATCCTCGGCCGCTGGCGCGACGACGGCGTGCGGGAAGTGCGTTTCCTGCTGGGCGCCGCAGACGGCCATGAGGCGCAGACGCGCGACAAGGCCGATCTGCTGCTTGCCTTCGGCAAGGCGACGTGGCCGCACATGATGGCGCGCGCGATGCTGGCCGAGCAATTGTGGCGGGCAGCCAGCATCCTCGCCGGCCATCCCTATCACCGCGAAGGCTGA
- a CDS encoding LssY C-terminal domain-containing protein translates to MTDFARARGQQEQPSQEGHSPSRSFIRRVKPWHWYSIAGLVIVGLPALWIALAYGGLPRLWSHHEHKRIGSREEIVSYTAQDIPADPINLHLKGNQGAIVCAFKRAGWSVADPVTLISSLKIGASVILQRPYPEAPVSPLFVQDKQQTIAFEKEEGKSADHRHHVRVWQIGKNDWLGAATFDRGVGLSLFTLQITHHIGADVDGERDNAGRILTAGGATMSGTESSRIAAGQQHRNGGGDPYRTDGKINDYTLSGGSC, encoded by the coding sequence ATGACGGATTTTGCGCGTGCCAGGGGTCAGCAGGAACAGCCATCGCAGGAGGGGCACAGCCCTTCCCGCTCGTTCATCCGTCGGGTCAAGCCATGGCATTGGTATTCGATCGCCGGGCTGGTGATCGTCGGGCTGCCGGCCTTGTGGATCGCCTTGGCCTATGGCGGCCTGCCGCGCCTCTGGAGCCACCACGAGCATAAAAGGATCGGCAGCCGCGAGGAGATCGTCTCCTACACCGCGCAGGACATTCCGGCCGACCCGATCAATCTGCACCTCAAGGGAAATCAGGGCGCCATCGTCTGCGCATTCAAGCGCGCCGGCTGGTCGGTGGCCGATCCGGTGACGCTGATCTCCTCGTTGAAGATCGGGGCCAGCGTGATCCTCCAGCGGCCTTATCCCGAGGCGCCTGTGAGCCCGCTGTTCGTGCAGGACAAGCAGCAGACGATCGCGTTCGAGAAGGAAGAGGGCAAGAGCGCCGACCATCGCCACCATGTCCGCGTCTGGCAGATCGGGAAGAATGACTGGCTCGGGGCGGCGACCTTCGATCGGGGCGTGGGACTCAGCCTTTTCACGCTCCAGATCACCCACCATATCGGCGCGGACGTCGATGGCGAGCGCGACAATGCCGGCAGGATCCTGACCGCCGGCGGGGCGACGATGAGCGGCACCGAATCCTCGCGGATCGCGGCGGGCCAGCAGCATCGGAATGGCGGCGGCGATCCTTATCGCACCGATGGCAAGATCAACGACTACACCCTGTCCGGCGGATCCTGTTGA
- a CDS encoding LysR family transcriptional regulator, translating to MELRHVRYFLAVAEEGNFTRAARRLGIGQPPLSQQIRDLEDEIGTRLFHRIPQGAELTEAGEAFYAGVRNFPDLALAAIHGAQRAARGEMGALRVGFTGSAAFNPIVPSIIRAYRRRFPGVELTLREGNSLDLIASLQEDLLDAAFLRPDAVELDGLHIDVLDEEPMVAALPSAHPAAARGVLALSELAGEAFVLTPRDMGPSIFDAAVVACRTAGFEPELGQSAPQIASVLAFVAAELGVSLVPAAMRMVMIQGVSYCELSDVQPIVRMAIAYRHKSLSPAGRHFLSEARSHAHVVG from the coding sequence ATGGAGTTGCGACATGTCCGCTATTTTCTGGCGGTCGCCGAGGAGGGGAATTTCACCCGCGCGGCCCGGCGGCTGGGCATCGGCCAGCCGCCGCTGAGCCAGCAGATCCGGGATCTGGAGGACGAGATCGGCACCCGGCTGTTCCATCGCATCCCACAGGGCGCGGAACTGACCGAGGCGGGCGAGGCCTTCTATGCCGGCGTCCGCAATTTTCCCGATCTGGCGCTGGCTGCGATCCACGGCGCGCAGCGCGCCGCTCGCGGCGAAATGGGGGCGCTGCGGGTGGGCTTCACCGGATCGGCGGCGTTCAATCCGATCGTGCCGAGCATCATCCGCGCCTATCGCCGCCGCTTTCCCGGCGTCGAGCTGACGCTGCGCGAAGGCAATTCGCTCGATCTCATCGCCTCGCTTCAGGAGGATCTGCTCGATGCGGCGTTCCTCCGCCCGGATGCCGTCGAACTCGACGGTCTGCACATCGACGTGCTCGACGAGGAGCCGATGGTGGCCGCTCTCCCATCGGCGCATCCCGCCGCGGCCCGCGGCGTGCTGGCGCTGTCGGAACTGGCCGGCGAGGCCTTCGTCCTGACCCCGCGCGACATGGGGCCGAGCATCTTCGATGCGGCGGTGGTGGCGTGTCGCACGGCGGGCTTCGAGCCGGAACTGGGCCAGTCGGCGCCGCAGATCGCGTCGGTTCTGGCGTTCGTCGCGGCGGAACTGGGGGTTTCGCTGGTGCCGGCGGCGATGCGGATGGTGATGATCCAGGGCGTGAGCTATTGCGAATTGAGCGATGTGCAGCCCATCGTCCGGATGGCGATCGCCTATCGACACAAGAGCCTGTCCCCCGCTGGCCGTCATTTCCTCTCCGAAGCGCGCAGCCATGCCCATGTGGTCGGGTGA
- a CDS encoding S9 family peptidase — MHRLMICLGAAVLPAMMPSMAAAQDGPAVDGGLSRALAMPFASGLTGAAAVPRFAWVENSAGARNVWVADSGARARAITAFTADDGAGIYDLALSRDGRMLAYVRGGDEEFPDGDIPNPALGASPPSQTVYLARLDGRAAPVPLGAGHMPVFSPRGDHIAFVRAGDLWIGGMDGQPASRRLSVSGTIEALSWSPDGTRLLFSNDRGDHRIIGLFDVDSGTLRYPDAGFQQDQDPVFSPDGKHIAFLRITDPPAGAAASMASFWSIRRVDLETGQARTVWAAPTGAGAHYGGTGGRNLLWSADDRLIFPWERDGWRHLYALPSAGGTPVALTPPGPWEVEAFQLDDAGRTLIYTGNDGDIDRRHLWRLAVGGGAATRVTGGDGAESAPIFAGRQMAVIATDATRPAHPALVADTGRMTPLADREADFAPAAGYVAPEPVILHADDGLVVHAQLFRAQGHGATHPALVFIHGGPRRQMLPGFNPMGYYANAYIMNQHFAAEGYDVLSVNYRGGTGYGHDFREAPGTGREGASEYRDVRAAGLYLAHRPDVDPKRVGLWGGSWGGYLTALGLARDSDLFAAGVDMHGVHNLLRAPPGTLSPDAQAKAQQLMWDSSPFGALATWRSPVLLVHGDDDHNVPFSQSVDLAAELTARAIPFQELVLPNERHAFLRHESWVRAYRASDAFLAERLKP, encoded by the coding sequence ATGCATCGGCTGATGATATGTCTGGGCGCGGCGGTGCTGCCCGCGATGATGCCGTCGATGGCGGCGGCGCAGGACGGCCCGGCTGTCGATGGCGGGCTGTCCCGCGCGCTGGCCATGCCCTTCGCCTCCGGCCTGACCGGCGCGGCCGCCGTGCCCCGCTTCGCCTGGGTGGAGAATAGCGCGGGCGCCCGCAATGTCTGGGTGGCGGATTCCGGCGCCAGGGCGCGGGCGATTACCGCTTTCACGGCCGACGACGGCGCCGGGATCTACGATCTCGCTTTGTCGCGCGATGGCCGGATGCTCGCTTATGTGCGGGGTGGGGACGAGGAGTTTCCCGATGGCGATATCCCCAATCCGGCCCTCGGCGCCTCGCCGCCGAGCCAGACCGTCTATCTCGCCCGGCTCGATGGCCGGGCGGCCCCGGTGCCGCTGGGGGCGGGCCATATGCCGGTCTTCTCGCCCCGGGGAGACCATATTGCCTTCGTCCGCGCTGGCGATCTGTGGATCGGTGGAATGGATGGCCAGCCGGCATCCAGGCGTCTGTCGGTCAGCGGTACGATCGAGGCGCTGTCCTGGTCGCCAGACGGCACCCGGCTGCTCTTTTCGAACGATCGCGGCGATCATCGCATCATCGGGCTGTTCGATGTCGACAGCGGCACGCTCCGCTATCCCGATGCCGGCTTCCAGCAGGACCAGGATCCGGTCTTCTCCCCGGACGGGAAGCATATCGCCTTCCTGCGCATCACCGATCCGCCGGCGGGCGCCGCGGCGAGCATGGCCTCCTTCTGGTCGATCCGGCGCGTCGATCTCGAGACCGGGCAGGCGCGGACGGTGTGGGCCGCGCCGACCGGTGCCGGCGCGCACTATGGCGGCACCGGCGGCCGCAACCTGCTGTGGAGCGCCGACGACAGGCTGATCTTCCCGTGGGAACGCGACGGCTGGCGCCATCTCTATGCCCTCCCTTCAGCCGGCGGCACGCCGGTGGCGCTGACCCCGCCGGGGCCATGGGAGGTCGAGGCCTTCCAGCTGGACGATGCCGGCCGGACGCTGATCTACACCGGTAACGATGGCGATATCGATCGGCGCCACCTCTGGCGGCTGGCCGTCGGTGGTGGTGCGGCGACGCGCGTCACGGGGGGCGACGGAGCCGAATCCGCGCCGATCTTCGCCGGCCGGCAGATGGCCGTGATCGCGACCGATGCGACCCGCCCGGCCCATCCCGCGCTGGTGGCGGACACGGGACGGATGACGCCGCTGGCCGACCGGGAGGCGGATTTCGCGCCGGCTGCGGGCTATGTCGCGCCGGAGCCGGTGATCCTCCACGCCGACGATGGCCTGGTGGTGCATGCGCAGCTGTTCCGCGCGCAGGGGCATGGCGCGACGCATCCGGCGCTGGTCTTCATCCATGGCGGGCCACGCCGGCAGATGCTGCCCGGCTTCAACCCGATGGGCTATTATGCGAACGCCTACATCATGAACCAGCATTTCGCGGCCGAGGGCTATGACGTGCTGTCGGTGAATTATCGCGGCGGCACCGGCTATGGCCATGATTTCCGCGAGGCGCCCGGCACCGGCCGGGAGGGGGCCAGCGAATATCGCGACGTGCGCGCGGCCGGCCTCTATCTGGCGCATCGCCCGGACGTCGATCCGAAGCGGGTGGGGCTGTGGGGCGGAAGCTGGGGCGGCTATCTGACGGCGCTGGGGCTGGCACGAGACAGCGATCTGTTTGCGGCCGGCGTCGACATGCACGGCGTCCACAATCTGCTGCGCGCGCCGCCGGGCACTTTATCGCCGGACGCGCAGGCCAAGGCCCAACAGCTCATGTGGGACAGTTCGCCCTTTGGCGCGCTGGCGACGTGGCGATCGCCGGTGCTGCTGGTGCATGGCGACGACGATCATAATGTGCCCTTCTCCCAGTCGGTCGACCTGGCGGCCGAACTGACCGCGCGCGCCATCCCGTTTCAGGAACTGGTGCTGCCCAACGAACGCCATGCCTTCCTGCGCCATGAAAGCTGGGTCAGAGCCTATCGAGCGTCGGATGCCTTCCTGGCGGAGAGGCTGAAACCATAG
- a CDS encoding IS701 family transposase, whose amino-acid sequence MVRRPWMTGASIEATLELWASSLRDVKSRMRGLFTQERVAASANLFLDGLLSDERRKTGWMRAEAAGDPGPWRQQAILGRGRWEADELRDIVRDYVVESLATDEAVLVIDETGFLKQGKASCGVARQYTGSAGKITNCQIGVFVAYVSARGHAFIDRALYLPKSWTGDPARLAATHVPEALAFATKPALAVQMIQRALAAKVPFSWVAADAVYGVGDVEQALRRACKGYVLGVKSDHYFGSWGDKPPVAGKAEEIAQDLDADAWKRLSAGEGTKGARLHDWAYCELADLDADEYDETKSGVWTRGLLIRRNISDGDLAYFTTWCPAGTNIQTLVAVEGRRWAIEDSFETTKNELGLDHNESRSWHGWHRHVSLVMLAFAMMAVIRYRANAVTPPKRSRTRTVRI is encoded by the coding sequence ATGGTAAGGAGGCCGTGGATGACGGGTGCATCGATAGAAGCGACACTGGAGTTGTGGGCGTCCTCGCTGCGGGACGTGAAGAGCCGTATGCGCGGGTTGTTCACGCAGGAGCGCGTTGCGGCGTCTGCGAACCTGTTTCTGGACGGCTTGCTGAGTGACGAGCGCCGCAAGACGGGTTGGATGCGCGCCGAGGCTGCAGGGGATCCGGGGCCTTGGCGGCAACAGGCTATTTTGGGCCGCGGGCGATGGGAGGCAGACGAGCTTCGCGACATCGTACGAGACTATGTTGTTGAGAGCCTTGCGACCGACGAGGCAGTCCTGGTCATCGACGAGACCGGTTTCCTCAAGCAAGGCAAGGCTTCCTGTGGCGTTGCGCGTCAATATACCGGATCGGCTGGCAAGATCACGAACTGCCAGATCGGTGTATTCGTGGCCTATGTATCGGCTCGCGGGCACGCGTTTATCGATCGCGCTTTGTATCTTCCAAAGAGCTGGACGGGTGATCCCGCACGACTTGCCGCAACCCATGTCCCTGAAGCGTTAGCCTTCGCCACCAAGCCGGCTTTGGCTGTTCAGATGATACAGCGGGCTTTGGCGGCCAAGGTCCCATTTTCATGGGTCGCGGCGGACGCCGTATATGGGGTCGGTGACGTCGAGCAGGCCCTGCGTCGAGCCTGCAAGGGCTACGTTCTCGGCGTGAAGTCGGATCACTATTTTGGCTCTTGGGGCGACAAGCCCCCGGTCGCAGGCAAGGCGGAGGAGATCGCACAAGACCTCGATGCAGACGCATGGAAACGCCTGTCCGCTGGTGAGGGCACAAAGGGCGCCCGTCTTCATGACTGGGCATATTGCGAGCTCGCCGATCTCGATGCCGATGAATATGACGAGACGAAATCAGGCGTGTGGACCCGGGGCCTGCTGATCCGCCGTAACATCAGCGACGGTGACCTGGCCTACTTCACGACCTGGTGCCCGGCCGGCACCAACATCCAGACACTCGTCGCTGTCGAAGGCCGTCGTTGGGCGATTGAAGATAGCTTCGAGACCACCAAAAACGAACTCGGCCTCGATCATAACGAAAGCCGTTCGTGGCATGGCTGGCATCGCCACGTCTCTCTGGTCATGCTCGCCTTCGCCATGATGGCGGTGATCCGATACCGCGCCAATGCCGTGACGCCCCCAAAAAGATCGAGGACGCGGACCGTCAGGATCTGA
- a CDS encoding acyl-CoA thioesterase yields MVFPGDTNHHGTLFGGVALAHMDKIAFLVAARHGRAPFVTASSEKIDFAAPAHTGDIIEASGHVVRVGRSSIDIEVELIAEGTVSAERRLCTRGTFTLVAVKGPETRLPLPPVAALAAAADGRLRMVDIVFPTQTNHYGTLYGGDALKLMGKAAFIAATRFSRAVIVMAASDRIDFRSPIREGEMIETISEVQKAGRSSIRIGIELWAENLLTGERRHAATAAFTMVSVDEHGRPTPHHASVAQAVSAG; encoded by the coding sequence ATGGTTTTTCCGGGTGATACCAATCACCACGGCACATTGTTCGGCGGCGTCGCGTTGGCGCATATGGACAAGATCGCGTTTCTGGTCGCGGCCCGTCACGGCCGTGCGCCGTTCGTGACGGCATCGTCCGAGAAGATCGATTTCGCGGCGCCCGCCCACACCGGCGACATCATCGAGGCGAGCGGCCATGTCGTCCGCGTCGGGCGCAGTTCGATCGACATCGAGGTCGAGCTGATCGCCGAGGGCACGGTCAGCGCGGAACGCCGGCTCTGCACGCGGGGGACGTTCACGCTGGTCGCGGTCAAGGGCCCGGAGACGCGGTTGCCGCTGCCGCCGGTCGCGGCCCTCGCCGCCGCCGCCGATGGCCGGCTGCGCATGGTCGATATCGTCTTCCCGACCCAGACCAACCATTATGGCACGCTCTATGGCGGCGATGCGCTCAAGCTGATGGGCAAGGCGGCGTTCATCGCGGCGACCCGGTTCAGCCGCGCGGTGATCGTGATGGCGGCCTCCGATCGCATCGATTTCCGCTCGCCGATCCGCGAGGGCGAGATGATCGAGACGATCTCGGAGGTGCAGAAGGCCGGGCGCAGCTCGATCCGCATCGGGATCGAATTGTGGGCGGAGAATCTGCTGACCGGCGAACGCCGTCATGCGGCGACGGCGGCGTTCACGATGGTGTCGGTGGACGAGCATGGCCGCCCGACGCCGCACCACGCCTCCGTCGCGCAGGCCGTGTCGGCCGGCTGA
- a CDS encoding murein hydrolase activator EnvC family protein: MHRRRILLAATAIAALATTAQAPGLDDARVSLLAAKQAAAAAEAHAAALSQAAEDAGDEAGRARAHAAALGMQVQAAQADIAAARARIRLIATLQQAARDRIGDKQGPILSLVAALQTMARRPPALAIAQPGSIDDIVHIRLLLADTLPVIQARTAGLRADLDRQTQLRGDAERAIAALAASQTLLGQRQAELGKVEQTALRRSQRLADQAADERQHALGLGEEARDAADRMQTLENAGDVRARLARLPGPELRPAGADDALPGADGPPRYALPASGEVATGFGEVAPSGVRSRGLTLATAPGARVTAPAAGMIVFAKPFRSYGQVVIIAHGGGWTTTVTGLAAIDAKVGQRVARGDALGTAGASVPLITTELRRDNHPIDIVAMAQAN; this comes from the coding sequence ATGCACCGGCGGCGGATCCTGCTGGCGGCGACCGCGATCGCCGCACTGGCGACGACCGCGCAGGCCCCCGGCCTCGATGATGCGCGCGTCTCGCTGCTCGCCGCCAAGCAGGCCGCCGCCGCCGCCGAAGCCCATGCCGCCGCCCTCAGCCAGGCCGCGGAAGATGCCGGCGACGAGGCCGGGCGCGCCCGCGCCCATGCGGCGGCGCTGGGGATGCAGGTGCAGGCGGCGCAGGCCGACATCGCCGCCGCCCGGGCGCGCATCCGGCTGATCGCCACGCTTCAGCAGGCGGCACGCGATCGGATCGGCGACAAGCAGGGGCCGATCCTCAGCCTCGTTGCCGCCTTGCAGACGATGGCGCGCCGCCCGCCGGCGCTCGCCATCGCCCAGCCTGGTTCGATCGACGATATCGTCCATATCCGGCTGCTGCTCGCCGATACCCTGCCGGTGATCCAGGCCCGCACCGCCGGGCTGCGCGCCGATCTCGACCGGCAGACCCAGCTGCGCGGCGATGCCGAGCGGGCGATCGCCGCTCTCGCCGCCAGCCAGACGCTGCTCGGCCAGCGGCAGGCCGAACTCGGCAAGGTCGAGCAGACCGCCCTTCGCCGATCGCAACGGCTCGCCGATCAGGCGGCCGACGAACGGCAGCATGCCCTCGGTCTCGGCGAGGAAGCGCGCGACGCCGCCGACCGGATGCAGACGCTGGAAAATGCCGGCGACGTGCGCGCCCGCCTCGCCAGGCTGCCCGGCCCCGAACTGCGCCCGGCCGGCGCCGACGACGCCCTGCCCGGCGCCGATGGCCCGCCGCGCTATGCGCTTCCGGCATCGGGCGAGGTCGCGACCGGATTCGGCGAGGTCGCCCCGTCGGGCGTGCGATCGCGCGGCCTGACGCTGGCCACCGCGCCGGGCGCCAGGGTCACGGCCCCGGCCGCGGGTATGATCGTCTTCGCCAAGCCCTTCCGCAGCTATGGCCAGGTCGTCATCATCGCCCATGGCGGCGGCTGGACGACCACCGTGACCGGGCTTGCCGCGATCGACGCGAAGGTCGGCCAGCGCGTGGCGCGGGGCGATGCCCTGGGCACTGCCGGCGCGAGCGTGCCGCTGATCACCACCGAATTGCGGCGCGACAACCACCCGATCGACATCGTCGCCATGGCCCAGGCGAACTGA
- a CDS encoding alpha/beta fold hydrolase, with protein MFTDFEAFGLVHSHHDEGFDGPFDQPDIGEMIEARDMLTPTVFLPGLLCDASLWRTQIDTLAGSVAPMVADLTLDDSIAAMARRVLASAPNRFALVALSMGGYVALEIMRQAPERVTRLALIDTSARADTPERAAVRRAGMSSLARGKFVGITRALLDTLVHPEKTVGPVADTLRAMAGRVGGAAFLRQQRAILDRIDSRPDLPDIRVPTLIAVGDSDQVTPPDHAEEMAALISNAQLHVFKRCGHLPALEIPDETAALLANWLR; from the coding sequence ATGTTCACTGATTTTGAAGCGTTCGGCCTCGTTCACTCTCATCATGACGAGGGCTTCGACGGCCCCTTCGACCAGCCCGACATCGGCGAGATGATCGAAGCCCGGGACATGCTGACGCCGACCGTGTTCCTCCCCGGCCTGCTCTGCGACGCCAGCCTGTGGCGGACCCAGATCGACACGCTGGCGGGCAGCGTCGCGCCGATGGTCGCCGACCTGACCCTGGATGACAGCATCGCCGCCATGGCGCGGCGGGTGCTGGCATCGGCGCCGAACCGCTTCGCGTTGGTCGCGCTCTCGATGGGCGGCTATGTCGCGCTCGAAATCATGCGCCAGGCGCCCGAGCGCGTCACCCGGCTGGCGCTGATCGACACGAGCGCGCGGGCCGACACCCCCGAACGCGCCGCCGTCCGCCGCGCCGGCATGTCCTCGCTGGCGCGCGGCAAGTTCGTCGGCATCACGCGGGCGCTGCTGGATACGCTGGTCCATCCGGAAAAGACCGTCGGCCCGGTCGCGGATACCCTCCGCGCGATGGCCGGCCGGGTGGGCGGAGCGGCCTTCCTGCGGCAGCAGCGCGCGATCCTCGACCGGATTGATTCGCGCCCGGATCTGCCCGACATCCGCGTCCCGACGCTCATCGCCGTCGGGGACAGCGATCAGGTGACGCCGCCCGATCATGCCGAAGAGATGGCCGCGCTCATCTCCAATGCGCAACTGCATGTCTTCAAGCGCTGCGGCCACCTCCCCGCACTGGAAATCCCCGACGAGACCGCCGCGCTTCTGGCGAACTGGCTGCGCTGA